Proteins from a genomic interval of Schaalia odontolytica:
- the ispF gene encoding 2-C-methyl-D-erythritol 2,4-cyclodiphosphate synthase, with translation MTDLPFRVGQAVDVHAFAAPDSPRPLMVACLEWPGERGLAGHSDADVAAHALCDAMLLATGLGELGSVFGVDRPQWSGASGRALLEEVRRMTTEAGWVLGNATVQVVGNRPRMAARLPEACRVMSEIVGGTVTVSATTSDRLGFTGRGEGVAALASVLMVRAGG, from the coding sequence ATGACTGATCTGCCTTTTCGCGTCGGCCAGGCGGTCGACGTGCATGCCTTTGCGGCGCCCGACTCGCCCCGTCCCCTCATGGTTGCCTGCCTGGAGTGGCCCGGCGAGCGGGGCCTTGCGGGGCACTCGGACGCCGACGTGGCCGCTCACGCGCTGTGCGACGCGATGCTGCTGGCCACGGGCCTGGGTGAGTTGGGGAGCGTGTTCGGGGTGGATCGTCCCCAGTGGTCGGGCGCGTCGGGGCGTGCTCTCCTGGAGGAGGTGCGGCGCATGACGACGGAGGCCGGCTGGGTGCTCGGCAACGCGACCGTACAGGTTGTGGGTAACCGCCCGCGTATGGCGGCGCGCCTGCCCGAGGCGTGCCGGGTCATGAGCGAGATCGTCGGCGGCACGGTGACCGTGTCGGCCACGACCTCGGATCGCCTGGGTTTCACGGGCAGGGGCGAGGGCGTGGCGGCGCTCGCGAGTGTCCTCATGGTGCGGGCAGGGGGGTAA